The DNA segment AACATCTCTCCGCCCAGCACCATGCGCCGCACGATCTGCGCGCCAAACCGCTTGGTAAGCCGCTGCGTACCGGACCAGCCCGGAACCATACCAAGGCTGGTTTCCGGCAGGCCGATCCTGATCTGGCTTTCCGCAATGCGGATATCGGCCGCAGCCGCCAGTTCCAGCCCGCCGCCGAGCGCATGACCATTCAATGCGGCGATCACCGGCATGCGGAGCGTCGCCAGCCGCTCGAAAACACGATGGCCGAAGCGCACCCAGGCATGGCCGAACTCGTTGGCCGCCATACCGCCCCAGGCCTTGATATCGCCGCCGGCCGAAAAGGCCTTGCCTTCGCCGATAAGGATCGCGACGCGGACGGAACTATCCGCCTCCACATCGTCGCAGGCAGCGGCCAGCGCCTTCAGCATGTCGATGTCGAAGGCGTTGAGCTTTTCCGGCCGCGAGACGGTAATCGTCGCGACGGAACCTTCTACAGAAACCTTGACCTCACCCATGGCGCGCTCCTTCCAGAACACGCTTGGCCTTGGCGGGCAGCGTCAGACCGATAGGCGCGTCTTGGAACAAAGCTGCATCCATCACCTTCAGCCGGTCGGAGACGAGCAGCGGGAATTCCGACTGATCGAGAATATGCGCCTCCAAATCGACGCCGGGCGCGATCTCCGTCAGCAACAAACCGTCCGGCGTCAGCTTCATCACGCAGCGCTCGGTGACATAGGTGATATCCTGCCCCTGTGTGATGCCGCGGGGGCCGGAGAAGGTAACGTGCTCGACCGCGTTCACCAGCTTCTTCAGCTTGCCTTCCTTCTCGATGACAAGCCGGCCATCCTCAACACCAAGCTTCGCGCCAGCATTGAACATGCCGGAGAAGACGATCTTCTTCGCCCGCGCGGTGATATCGACGAAGCCGCCGGCGCCGGCCGTCACATGCGGCCGGAAGCTGAGGCGGGAGACATTGACCGAACCGTCGCGGCCGATCTCCAGGAAGGAGAGAAGCGAAGCGTCGAAACCGGCACCCTGGAAATAGGTGAACTGATAGGGCGACGGCATGAAGGCATCGGCGTTCGACGCACAGCCGAAGGCGAAATCGAGCAGCGGCACGCCGCCGACCGCCCCTTGCTCGATCACCCAGGTGACCGCGCCATGCAGCCCCTCTTCCATCAGGATACGCGGCACATTGGCCGAGATGCCGAAGCCGAGATTGACGGCGCTGCCGGATTGCAGCTCCTGCGCCACCCGCCGGGCAATGACCTTCTGGATATTGAATTCCGGCACACGGAAGCTGTCGAGCGGCCGAAAGATCTCGCCCGAGATCGCCGGATCGTAAAGCGTCTGCGTAGTCTGTTTCTGATCCGGATCGACAATGATATAGTCGACAAGAACTCCGGGGATGCGCACATCATGCGGTTTCAGCGAGCCTTCCTTGGCAAGGCGCTTGACCTGGGCAATGACGATTCCCCCATTGTTGCGGGCGGCGAGCGCCTGGTCGAGACCGCCGAGATAGGCGCCCTCATGCTCATAGGTGAGATTGCCGCGCTCGTCGGCAGTCGTCGCCCGGATGATTGCCACCTGCGGCGCGATCGCCTTGAAATAAAGCCAGTCTTCCCCCTCGAACGGGATGCGCTTCACCACCGGCTCGGCTCCGGCTGCCGCATTCATGGCGCAGCCCTCGCGGTTCGGGTCAACGAAGGTATCGAGGCCGACCTTGGTCAACACGCCGGGACGCTTGGCGGCGGCCTCGCGATGCATGTCGAAGAGAATGCCGGACGGAATATTATAGGCCGCGACATCGTTGTTGCCGATCATCTGCCAGATCAGCGGCGGTTCGGAACTCGACGGGCCGGACGGATAGGAGCCGCCGATGATCGTCTTCAGCAGACCTTTCCTGGCAATATGATCGACGCCCTTGATGCCGCTCATATCACCGGCGGCGATCGGATGCAGCGTCGTCAGGTCACGCGGATGGCCGGTCGCGTCGAAACGCTCGCCGATCGCCTTCAGCATCAGGTCCGGGCAGCCGAGACCGCTTGAGGAAGAGACGGAGACGATGGCGCCATCGGGGATCAGGGCAGCCGCCTCGGCGGGGGTGATGTGCTTGTTCATCGCGACGCTCAAAGTCCTGGATCAATCTTGGCGGCTTCGCGGGTGGCAGCCGATTTGACGACGGCGAGACCCGTTGCCAGCGACCACACACCGTCCTCGCCGGTCGCCGACGGCTTTCCCCTGCCCTCGATCGCGGCATGAAAGGCGGCAAGCGCCGTCTCATAGAGATTGTGGTGATGGAGCGGCAGCTCGTTTTGGCCATCGCGGTCGCGCAGGTAGACATGACCGACAGGCTGCTGCGTCATGACATTGCGGCCGATCAGCGAGCCGTCGGTGCCGTGCACCTCGAAGCCGGTCTCGGCATATTTTGTGGTAAAACCGTCGTGGAACTGCGCAATGACGCCGGACCTGAACCGCAGAGCCCCCATGACGGCATCCTCAAGCCCTGCCTTGCCCATGCCACCGCTCTGGCCAAGGGCGATCGCTTCCACCGGATCGTCGTTCAGCACGAAGCGCAGCGTATCGGCATCGTGTACGGTGATATCGAGAATGACGCCGCCGCCCGCCTGCGGCTTGTCCACCCGCCAACCCTGTAGATGCGGCGGCAGATAGACGGCGTGAAAAACGCGGGCGCTCAGCGGCTTGCCGATCTTGCCGGCGGCGATAGCATCCCGCATCGCGCGGAGGCTGGCGGCATTGCGCAGATGATGGTTGGTGCCCATGATCACGCCGGCGCCCTTCGCGGTCTGCACCATGAGGCGCGCGTCTTCCAGCGTCAGCGCCAGCGGCTTTTCACAGAGCACATGCTTGCCGGCGTTGACTGCCGCCAGGGTCTGGTCGCGATGCAATTCGTTGGTCGTCGAGATGTAGACGGCATCGACATCGGGATCAGTGACGAGATCGGCGACATCCGTCACCGATTTGGCAATACCATTCTCAGCCGCATAGGCGCGGCCACGCTCCGCGTCCCTGCTCATCACCGAGACGACGTCGCCGCCGGTTGCGCGTATTGCGCCGATCATCCATTCGCGGGCGATTGTGCTTGCACCGATCAAGCCCCATTTTACATTGGTCATGACACGGCCCTCCTTGCCGCTGGGTCCAGCCCGGTTCCGCAGCTTTGACGCACCACCAGCCGAACGGCGCTGACGATCGCCTCCGCCTCCACCTTGCCGGAATTGATCTGCTTCAAGAGCAACTGTGCGGCGCGCCGGCCCATGCCTTGCGGATCGACGGAAACTGTCGTCAGCGCCGGCACTGCACTTTCGGCCTCGATCACGTCATCGAAGCCGACCACCGCAAAATCGACGCCCGGCTCCAGCCGCCGCGCCCTCAGGCCATCACAGACGCCGAAGGCGACCGCATCGTTGAAACACACCGCCGCCGTCGGCTTATGGGCCAGCAGCATGGCGCGGCCGACCGCTTCGACCCCGCCGGCGCGCGACGGCGCGGTCGCAACGACGAGATCGTCGTCAAATGCGATCTCCGCCTTGGCGAGCGCATCACGATAGCCGTCGAGCCGTTCGGCAAAGACGGCGGTGTTGGCAAAGCCGCCCATGAAGGCGATGCGGCGGTGGCCGAGACCGGCCAGATGCTCGACCGCCGCCGATGCGCCGGCAAAATTGTCCGACACCAGCGACGAGACCTTTGCGCCGGGAATATTGCGCACGACGATCACAACCGGAATGCCGGCATTGGTGAACGATTTGAAGTCGGCCGCTTCCGTACCGCGCGCAGGCGAAACGATCAGGCCGGAAATGCCGTGCTCGCGCATCGAAGCGACGACCTCCCGCTGCCGGTCTATGCTCTCGCCGGTATTGGACAGGAACTGCACATAGCCGGCCGACTGCACGACCATATCGACGCCAACGGCGAGCTCCGCAAAGAAGCTGTTGGTGAGGTCGTTGACGACAATGCCGACGATCTTCGACTTCGATTGCCGCAGATTGGCGGCACCGCGATTGTAGACGTATCCGAGCTCGCGGATCACCGCATTCACCTTGGCCCGCGTCGCCTCGTTGACCAGCGGGCTGCCCTGCAGAACGAGCGACACGGTCGATTTCGACACGCCGGCGGCGTGCGCAATATCGATGACCGTGACACGTGCCTTGCTCATGAAGCTCCACCAAATCCCTTGCTCTTTGTTATGGGATAATTATTTGGAACGTTCCAAATTTTGTCAATGGGTAAATGGAAAGGTTTGACGAGAATGCTTAGAAGGCTGTGCGAAAACGCACAATTCGCGGACGTTTTCGGGAGAAAAATAAATCACGCGCCGAGGCCTCGTCTCCAAGAACATCCTCACAGAAACTTGGAACGATCCAAATTATTGCACTTCGACCGGGCAGCGAACAGAGAAAACGCCCGGCAACCGAACAGGTTACCGGGCGTCCAATGGAAACGAAAATATGCGAGCTGGACGAGCGCGCCGCTTCCCGATCCCCAAAAAAGTGCGCCCGCGGTATCGGCGCAGATACCGCAGGCGCGTCATGCGTCCCTTGAAACCCCCAGGGAGACGCAATCCTGAAGCATGATCCCGAAAAGTGTGAAACGGTTTTCGGACAAGATCATGCATGAGCAAAAAAGTTCGAAATCACTCCCGCTCGCCGGTGAAGTTCAGCAGGAGCTGGAAGATGTTGACGAAGTTCAGGTAGAGCGACAGCGCACCGAAGACGGCGAGCTTCTGCGACGATTCCTGATCGTAGTTCTCGGCATATTGTTCCTTGATGTTCTGCGTATCCCAAGCGGTCAGGCCGACGAAGACGACGATACCGATGACCGAGATCGCGAACTGCAGGGCGCTCGAACCCAGGAAGATGTTCACGACGCTGGCGATGATCACACCGAAGAGGCCCATCATCAGGAACGAGCCGATGTTGGAAAGATCACGCTTGGTCGTATAGCCATAGAGGCTGGTCGCGCCGAACATGGTCGCGGCGATGAAGAAGGTCCGCGCAATGCTGGTGCCGGTGAACACCAGGAAGATCGAAGCGAGCGACAGGCCCATGACGGCGCAGAAGGCCCAGAACATCGTCTGCGCCGTGCTAGCCGACATCGATTGGATGCGGAACGAGAAGAACAGCACGAAGGCGAGCGGCGCCAGCATGACGACCCACTTCAGCGGCGTCTGGAAGATCGGCACATAGAGCGCCGGCGTCGTGCCGACGATCAGCGCGACGATGCCGGTCACCACAAGGCCGATACCCATGTAGTTGTAGACGCGCAGCATATGCTTGCGCAGACCTTCGTCGAAGAGCGCCTGCGAGCCGGCGGCGGCTCCATAGCCGTATCGCGGATTGGTCGGGTTCATGGTCGTTCTCCTTTGATTCAAACTAGTACAGACTGCGGGCCAGCTTTTCGGCCTCGCCATCGAGTTCCGCCGCCTTGCCGCCGCCGATCAGCGCGTAAGCGACCTCGCCGATCTGCCAATAGGCAGCCTGGACGTCGTCACGCTTCACATGGCTCACCTTCTGGACGGCGAAATTGCCGGGACGGACGGCAAACAGCGACAATTGACCGCCTTCGCCGGCATTGATTGTCATTTCAACGCTCGGACCGAAATCGGAGGGATAGATTTGCGCATCGGTGACGCGCCAACCCTGCGGCAGCTCCGGCAGGACGATTGCTGTCGATGCGCGGATTTCGTCCGGATTATAGGCCGCATGCGGCGGCTGCGACGTCATCGCTTCGCGCAGGGCCGTCGCCCGGTAGGCTTGCACCGCACCATCGACGAAAGCGGGCGCCGGAACGGAAGCGTTGACTTCGCTCGCGCTGAAAGCGCCGAAGGATGTATGCGCGACCCAGCCGGCCGCCATCAGCATCACGACGGCGGCAACTCGCTGGAACGAGCTCAGAACCCGGCCATAAGCCAGCCCGCGCTCCAGCCGCCGTGCGGCTTCGCGCGTTTCCGCCTTCGCCGCCAGTCCTTCGCCGGCGAGCGCCATGCGCAGTTCGCCGCGGATGCTCATATCGGCCATGACCTTGGCGGCGATCGCGGGATGTTCCGAAAGATAGGATTCCACCTCGACACGGCGCGCGACGGTCAGCTCACCGTCGACATAAGCATCGAGATCAGCGTCGATGACGGGATCAATTGTCTTCATTGCCGCCTCCGATAAGTCGAAGATGCGAAACCGCGGGTGTATTCTCGAAATTCCTCAGGCTGGCGCGGGCGCGGGCGATGCGCGACATCAGCGTGCCGACGGGAATGCCGAGCGCAGATGCCGCCTCCTGATAGGAAAGATCTTCGATCGCCACGAGATGCAGCGCTTCGCGCTGCTCTTCCGGCAGGTTGAAGAAGGCGTTGCGCACCTGTTTCAGGCGCACGGCATGATCCTGCGAGGCCGGAAGTGCCTGGTCGAATTCAACAGCCGCCTCTTCATGGCGGCGAGTGAGCGAGCGCGTCTGGCGCAAGCGGTCGATATGGGCATTGTGCAGGATCGAGAGCAGCCAGGTGCGCAGGTTCGCGCCGCGCCGGAAGGACGACTTTCGCTCATAGGCCTTGACCAGCGCATCATGCACTAGGTCTTCCGCCTCATCCGCATTGCGGACCAGCGAACGGGCATAGCGTCTCAGCGAACCGAGCTGCCCCAAAACATCGAATGTGCGTCCTTTGCGTTCCATACCCCAATATACGGAAGCCGAGACGATCTTATTCCACGGTCGGACAAATATTTTTTCCAAGCGGCTGCGGCAGCCGGCATTGTTGAATATATCAGTGCGCGAAAATGACAGAGGACGATTTGATGAAGAGCATCCGCATTGCAGCCGCCTTGATCCTGCGAGGCAACGGCGACACCTTACTGGTCCGCAAGCGGGGAACATCAGCCTTCATGCAGCCGGGCGGCAAAATCGAAGCCGGCGAAACCGCCGCGGCCGCACTTATCCGCGAACTGAATGAGGAAATCGGCCTGCGATTGACTGCGACACAGCTAAGTCCTTTCGGCAGCTTCGAAGCTGAGGCCGCCAACGAGCCGGATCATCGCGTGATCGCCGAGGTGTATCGCCTCGATATCGGCGATGATCGCATTCAGCCCGCCGCCGAGATCGAGGAAATACGGTGGATATCTCCAGCCAATCCGGGCGATATCCCTTTGGCACCCCTCACGGAACACCACATCCTGCCCGCTCACCGGCATCTGCTTTCCGCCGGCATGGACTAGAACCGGGTTAATTCCCCGACGCGTTCGCTTCGACCAAAACCGGATCGGCGCGATAGTCTTTCGGGAAAATGCGCTGCAGATTCTTGATCTTCGGCAGGTCGTTGATGACGATATAGGGATAGTTGGGATGGGTCGTCAGGAAGTCCTGATGATAATCCTCGGCGGCATAGAATTGCCGTGCCGGCTCGATCTTGGTGACAATGGCCCCTTCGAAAACCTTGGCGTGATTGAGCTGGTCGATATAGGCCTTGGCGACGTTGGCCTGTTCGGCATTGGTCGGGAAAATAGCCGAACGATATTGCGTGCCGCTGTCCGGCCCCTGATAGTTGAGCTCCGTCGGATCATGGGCGACAGAGAAGTAGATTTGCAGCAGATGCCCGTAACTGATCTTGTGCGGATCGAAAACGATGCGCACGGATTCGGCATGTCCGGTATCGCCGGTGCCCACCATCTCATAGTGAGCCGCGTCCTTGTTGCCGCCGGCATAACCCGACGTGGCGCTGATGACGCCGTTGACATGCTGGAACACGCCCTGCACGCCCCAGAAGCAACCGCCCGCAAGAACCGTGGTCTCCGTGCCGGCGGAGCCCGGCTTTTCGTCCAGGGCCGGCGCCGGAATGACGCGAGCGTCGTCGGCCGAGGCGCTGGTAACGAATTGCAACGCAACGCCCGCAAGCAAGATCGCACCGGCGGCAAAGGCGGCCGGACGGGCAACACGCGGCAGAAGCCTGCGGATCATATCTTTCGATGCACCGTTCATGATGATCTCCTCTCGGCAGCGATTATAAAATCTCTCGTCGCTAGGGGATACGGGAGGATAGGGCATTTTGTTACACACGGGCGCGTGAAACACCGAAACGTGATGGCGCGTCACGGCCGGAATGGCAGACAAACGAATTGGAAGC comes from the Rhizobium sp. NXC24 genome and includes:
- a CDS encoding enoyl-CoA hydratase/isomerase family protein; the encoded protein is MGEVKVSVEGSVATITVSRPEKLNAFDIDMLKALAAACDDVEADSSVRVAILIGEGKAFSAGGDIKAWGGMAANEFGHAWVRFGHRVFERLATLRMPVIAALNGHALGGGLELAAAADIRIAESQIRIGLPETSLGMVPGWSGTQRLTKRFGAQIVRRMVLGGEMFSAEEARAYGLVDAVVETGTVLAAARDYAARIATRGPAALEIAKLMIASANGEDNGSAVEALGSILVAKTGDLKEGVAAFAGKRAAEFKGEW
- a CDS encoding acyl CoA:acetate/3-ketoacid CoA transferase, which produces MNKHITPAEAAALIPDGAIVSVSSSSGLGCPDLMLKAIGERFDATGHPRDLTTLHPIAAGDMSGIKGVDHIARKGLLKTIIGGSYPSGPSSSEPPLIWQMIGNNDVAAYNIPSGILFDMHREAAAKRPGVLTKVGLDTFVDPNREGCAMNAAAGAEPVVKRIPFEGEDWLYFKAIAPQVAIIRATTADERGNLTYEHEGAYLGGLDQALAARNNGGIVIAQVKRLAKEGSLKPHDVRIPGVLVDYIIVDPDQKQTTQTLYDPAISGEIFRPLDSFRVPEFNIQKVIARRVAQELQSGSAVNLGFGISANVPRILMEEGLHGAVTWVIEQGAVGGVPLLDFAFGCASNADAFMPSPYQFTYFQGAGFDASLLSFLEIGRDGSVNVSRLSFRPHVTAGAGGFVDITARAKKIVFSGMFNAGAKLGVEDGRLVIEKEGKLKKLVNAVEHVTFSGPRGITQGQDITYVTERCVMKLTPDGLLLTEIAPGVDLEAHILDQSEFPLLVSDRLKVMDAALFQDAPIGLTLPAKAKRVLEGARHG
- a CDS encoding Gfo/Idh/MocA family oxidoreductase, coding for MTNVKWGLIGASTIAREWMIGAIRATGGDVVSVMSRDAERGRAYAAENGIAKSVTDVADLVTDPDVDAVYISTTNELHRDQTLAAVNAGKHVLCEKPLALTLEDARLMVQTAKGAGVIMGTNHHLRNAASLRAMRDAIAAGKIGKPLSARVFHAVYLPPHLQGWRVDKPQAGGGVILDITVHDADTLRFVLNDDPVEAIALGQSGGMGKAGLEDAVMGALRFRSGVIAQFHDGFTTKYAETGFEVHGTDGSLIGRNVMTQQPVGHVYLRDRDGQNELPLHHHNLYETALAAFHAAIEGRGKPSATGEDGVWSLATGLAVVKSAATREAAKIDPGL
- a CDS encoding LacI family DNA-binding transcriptional regulator; translated protein: MSKARVTVIDIAHAAGVSKSTVSLVLQGSPLVNEATRAKVNAVIRELGYVYNRGAANLRQSKSKIVGIVVNDLTNSFFAELAVGVDMVVQSAGYVQFLSNTGESIDRQREVVASMREHGISGLIVSPARGTEAADFKSFTNAGIPVVIVVRNIPGAKVSSLVSDNFAGASAAVEHLAGLGHRRIAFMGGFANTAVFAERLDGYRDALAKAEIAFDDDLVVATAPSRAGGVEAVGRAMLLAHKPTAAVCFNDAVAFGVCDGLRARRLEPGVDFAVVGFDDVIEAESAVPALTTVSVDPQGMGRRAAQLLLKQINSGKVEAEAIVSAVRLVVRQSCGTGLDPAARRAVS
- a CDS encoding Bax inhibitor-1/YccA family protein → MNPTNPRYGYGAAAGSQALFDEGLRKHMLRVYNYMGIGLVVTGIVALIVGTTPALYVPIFQTPLKWVVMLAPLAFVLFFSFRIQSMSASTAQTMFWAFCAVMGLSLASIFLVFTGTSIARTFFIAATMFGATSLYGYTTKRDLSNIGSFLMMGLFGVIIASVVNIFLGSSALQFAISVIGIVVFVGLTAWDTQNIKEQYAENYDQESSQKLAVFGALSLYLNFVNIFQLLLNFTGERE
- a CDS encoding anti-sigma factor translates to MKTIDPVIDADLDAYVDGELTVARRVEVESYLSEHPAIAAKVMADMSIRGELRMALAGEGLAAKAETREAARRLERGLAYGRVLSSFQRVAAVVMLMAAGWVAHTSFGAFSASEVNASVPAPAFVDGAVQAYRATALREAMTSQPPHAAYNPDEIRASTAIVLPELPQGWRVTDAQIYPSDFGPSVEMTINAGEGGQLSLFAVRPGNFAVQKVSHVKRDDVQAAYWQIGEVAYALIGGGKAAELDGEAEKLARSLY
- a CDS encoding sigma-70 family RNA polymerase sigma factor produces the protein MERKGRTFDVLGQLGSLRRYARSLVRNADEAEDLVHDALVKAYERKSSFRRGANLRTWLLSILHNAHIDRLRQTRSLTRRHEEAAVEFDQALPASQDHAVRLKQVRNAFFNLPEEQREALHLVAIEDLSYQEAASALGIPVGTLMSRIARARASLRNFENTPAVSHLRLIGGGNEDN
- a CDS encoding NUDIX domain-containing protein, encoding MKSIRIAAALILRGNGDTLLVRKRGTSAFMQPGGKIEAGETAAAALIRELNEEIGLRLTATQLSPFGSFEAEAANEPDHRVIAEVYRLDIGDDRIQPAAEIEEIRWISPANPGDIPLAPLTEHHILPAHRHLLSAGMD
- the msrA gene encoding peptide-methionine (S)-S-oxide reductase MsrA, whose amino-acid sequence is MNGASKDMIRRLLPRVARPAAFAAGAILLAGVALQFVTSASADDARVIPAPALDEKPGSAGTETTVLAGGCFWGVQGVFQHVNGVISATSGYAGGNKDAAHYEMVGTGDTGHAESVRIVFDPHKISYGHLLQIYFSVAHDPTELNYQGPDSGTQYRSAIFPTNAEQANVAKAYIDQLNHAKVFEGAIVTKIEPARQFYAAEDYHQDFLTTHPNYPYIVINDLPKIKNLQRIFPKDYRADPVLVEANASGN